The Elusimicrobiota bacterium nucleotide sequence GGCAAATATTGGGTTAAAGCATGGAAACAGGGGTATATCGCAGAAGAAAAGAATGTTGAGATAAACAACTTGCCATCCAAAATAGTGTTTAATCTTCGTGTAAGAACTTAAAAATGTAAAACATGGTAAAGGATTATTTGTATTATGCCAAACAAAAAAACTAATGTATTACTGATAACCAGTGACCAGCAGCACTGGAATACCATAGGACGGTTTAATAAAGAAATCAGGACGCCTAATCTTGATAAGTTAGCAATTGAAGGAACTGTGTTTACGCGCGCGTACTGCACAAACCCTACATGCACGCCATGCCGTGCATCGATTATTACAGGTAAATACCCCAGCCAGCACGGAGCATGGTCATTAGGGACAAAATTACCTGAAACTGAACATACTGTTGGTGAAGATTTTAGTAATGCGGGTTACCGCACAGCGCTTATAGGTAAAGCTCATTTTCAGCCGCTGGGAAGTACAAAAGAATTTCCGTCACTGGAATCTATCCCTACTCTTCATGATTTTAAGTTCTGGAAAAAGTTTCACGGGCCGTTCTACGGGTTTGAACACGTAGACCTTGCACGTAACCATACTGACGAGTATCTTGTTGGACAACACTACGCGTTATGGATGGAAGAAAACGGGTTAAATAACTGGCGCGACTTTTTTTCACCGCCAACAGGGACAAAACCGCGGGAACAAACGCATAAATGGTTACTTCCGGAAAAGTATCATTACAATAAATGGATTGCGGACCGCACAAATGTTTTGCTTGAACAATACGCGAAACAAAAAGATAATTTTTTCTTGTGGTCAAGTTTTTTTGACCCTCACCCGCCATACCTGGTACCCGAACCATGGGATACTATGTATGACCCGGATAAACTCTCAATCCCATCGATAAAACCGGGTGAACACAAAAATAATCCGCCTCATTTCGGGTTAACCCAGGAAAAAGAACCGGACTTCACTCCGTGGAAAGAAAGCGGGTACGCATTACACGGTTTCCATACACACTTAAGAAATCTTCACTCGCTACCGAAAGATATCGCAGTGTATTACGGGATGATAAGTTTGATGGATAAATATATCGGCAGGATTTTGGATAAACTTAACACACTTGGCCTTGCGGAAAACACGTTAGTAGTATTTTCTACGGACCACGGGCATTTATTTGGACAGCACGGGCTAAAAGCTAAAGGCGCGTTCCATTATGAAGACATGATTAAAATACCGTTTATTGTGCGGTACCCGGGTAAAGTCCCGGCGAACCGGCAGTCAGATTCTTTACAATCACTCGTAGATCTAGCGCCCACATTTTTGAGTATGACGGGTATCCCGGTACCCAGGACTATGGCGGGAATTGACCAGGCTGATGTATGGTTTGGGAAGAAGCATACCGCAAGGGATAGTGTTATAATAGAAAACCGCCATGAACCAACTACTGTTAACCTCAGGACATTTGTTAATGACCGGTATAAAATCACGGTTTACTATAACAAACCCTATGGCGAACTGTTCGACCTAAAAACAGATCCTTGCGAATTAAACAACTTATGGAACAACAAAAAATATCAATACTTAAAATCTAAATTATTACTCCGGTTTCTGCATACGGAAATGGGCAAGGAACCATTGTGGATGCCTAGGATTGCTCATGCATGATAAGTTGTGAGTTTGCATCCAAATTTGACTCAGTCTAGCATCGAATTTTGACCCATGGGCATTTATAATTATAGCGTCGGATGGTTCAAATATAGGCCTAGGCATTGTTGTATGTTAATAGTGGGTCAAAATGGCGGGTTAATTTGCACCCCCTGTGATGGTACTCTTACATCAATAGTATATAGGTACCTAACTTGAGGTCACTAACGCTGAGAAATTGGGTAGAGTTGTAACATTTAAGTGCATTGATGGCTCTAATAAGTAAGCTTGATAGGAGACACCTGTTGTGGAAGATAGTTATGTGCTATTATTGGCCAATGATATGAGAAGGTTAGATAACCCAAAAGGAAGCACTGTTTTGCAACAACCCGTATTTATGGAAGCAGATACTGAACTAGTAAAATCACTCAAGAATGGCAACCAACCCGCTTTTGAGGAACTTATACACAAGTATAAAGATCGTATATATAGGATAGTGTTCACTTTTATTCAAGACAAAACTGAAGCAGATGACGTTACACAAGAAGTGTTTCTTAAAGTATACCGTAAAATCAATACGTTCAAGGAACAATCCTCGTTCTTCACCTGGCTCTACAGCGTAACTATTAACGAATGCCAACACAGCATGCGGAAAACAAAACGGGAATTCATTTCCTTAGACGCTCCTTTGTCAAGTGAAAACGCTGCCACGCTTGTCGATATACTAAAGAGCGAGGAACAAAACCCAGACACGATGTTGATAAATGAAGAACAAATTGCGCTGCTACACAAAATGATTAATCTTTTGCCAACCAAATACAGGACTGTTTACATTTTAAAAACTGTTGACGGCCTGTCCTATAAAGAAATTTCGGAAATACTTGGTATCTCTATGGAGAAAGTAAAAATCTGGCTTTTCAGGGCGCGTGAAAAACTTGACGATAAAATGCGCCCTTTTTATGAAGAATTTAGTTACGGAGGGAAATAACTGTGAACTGTAAAAAGATGGCGGTACTATTATCAGCCTATATTGACGGCGAGTTATCTCCGGTAGAAAAGAAACAATTAGAATCGCATATACGCGGTTGCACGGTATGCAGCGCAAAATACGAACGCTTAAAATTGACCGACAACTTATTTACCACAAATAAGTCCGTATCAACATCACCGTTTTTTGAAACCCGGCTATTAGAACGGTTACCGAAGGATGCTCCCGTAGCTAATTCCATATTAGACCTGTTCATTTTTCCAAAAGAATTGTTATTTGTATTTACGACATTGTTACTCGTCGTTTCCACTGTTACGTTTAAAAGTTATTTTTCGGATACCGCTAATGGTTATAACGAACTACAGGAGTACTTTATAGCGAGTATCTCAGATTCAGCAGCCGCTGATTTGTTAAATAAAAAATATATTGAACCTGATGATATAATAAAATACATTATGAACAGTGAATCCAGTAAGGAGATAAAAAAATGAAAAAGGCGTTGTTTGCAATTTCTGTATTAATCATAATCTATCTGCTCGGTGTGATGTCCGGTTTCCTGTCAATAAAGCATTTTTCTAGTAACCGCCGGTTTGGGCCTCCAATGCCCGACGGACGGATGGGGAAGTCGCCGGAACAGCACATGGTGGACATGTTTTCAAAAAAATTAAGTTTGACTGAGGCTCAGAAAAAGCAAATCGTTCAAATCCTAATATCCAACAAAGGCGTAGTTGATAAATACCGTGACGAATTTTATGATAAAATGACAAAAACAATGAATACCGTGAATATAAGTATAAGAACAATATTGAACGAAGAACAAAAAATATCATTTGATAAGATGCTAAAGGAAGCGCCGAAACAGCCTGAATTCAGGGGTCCCGTACCCCAGCGGGACAGAGATATACGCTAAAACATTTTTTACTGTAACATTTTCTCATTCATTTGGTTCTAATAACCATGAACCTAATAAATTGGATGGGAGGCCGGTAAGAAATGAAGTATGAGTTGTGGAAAACAATAAGTTTATTAACATTGCTTTTTTTAATATTCACAATCTATACTTTCCCAAGCTATTCTGAAACCAAAATGGTTTTGGAGGACTGTATTAATACTGCATTAAAAAATAATGCGGTATTAAGTGCACTTGCTTATGATAAAGAATTAAAAAATGTTCAATTAAAATCAACAGTTTACATAGTTTATCCACAGGTAAATCTTAACCTGAATTATTTGCAAATGATAGGCTATAGTTTTGTCCAAAATACAGGAGGAGATTCTTCAGGGTACGATACGGGTTTAAAGATAACTCAAACATTGTTCAGCAGTGGGAAGAATACGGCAACCATAAAAAAAGCGCAGAACAATTACAAACTTGCGGAGTTACAGTATATCCAACAACAAAATACTTTGATCCTGAACATAAAGAAGCTGTATTTTCAACTTCTACAAAACAATGCGCTGCTTATTACCAGGGAAACTGAACTCAAACGCAGGAAAGAAAACTGTGCTATTGTTTCGCTATTATACCAGATAGGAAATGAGAAAAAAACAAATCTGGACCAAGCAGAATATTACACAAAAAAATCCGAGTATGACTTGCTTGCGGCTAAGAATAATGTTGAAATGTCATTGCTGCAATTGAAAAAAGAAATGGGGAAAGGGCAAGGTGAAATGATAATTGTTGATGAACAATATACCGGTGACGAAATCAAGCTGGAAGCAGATAAAGCCATAGAGGTAGCTCTTAAAAACCGGCCGGATATTAAACAAAAAGAAGTGAGTATTGAAATCAATAAGTTGGATAGGATAGTAGCTCAAAGCGAGTACCTCCCGGCAGTTTCAGCGTCGGCTGGGTACAATCTTGCCGGCAAAACCCTTACACCAACCACCTCCGATGCCAACACAGTGCTCTCAATATCGTTTCCAATCTCTGCCGGATTTCCATTATATTTAAAACTGAAAGAAAACGATATTACACTTAACTCGCTTCTTTTGGAACAAAAGAGTTTGTTAGAAACTATAACGATCGAAGTTAAAGCCGCATATTTTAAAACTGTGCTTGCAAAATCA carries:
- a CDS encoding sulfatase-like hydrolase/transferase, with amino-acid sequence MPNKKTNVLLITSDQQHWNTIGRFNKEIRTPNLDKLAIEGTVFTRAYCTNPTCTPCRASIITGKYPSQHGAWSLGTKLPETEHTVGEDFSNAGYRTALIGKAHFQPLGSTKEFPSLESIPTLHDFKFWKKFHGPFYGFEHVDLARNHTDEYLVGQHYALWMEENGLNNWRDFFSPPTGTKPREQTHKWLLPEKYHYNKWIADRTNVLLEQYAKQKDNFFLWSSFFDPHPPYLVPEPWDTMYDPDKLSIPSIKPGEHKNNPPHFGLTQEKEPDFTPWKESGYALHGFHTHLRNLHSLPKDIAVYYGMISLMDKYIGRILDKLNTLGLAENTLVVFSTDHGHLFGQHGLKAKGAFHYEDMIKIPFIVRYPGKVPANRQSDSLQSLVDLAPTFLSMTGIPVPRTMAGIDQADVWFGKKHTARDSVIIENRHEPTTVNLRTFVNDRYKITVYYNKPYGELFDLKTDPCELNNLWNNKKYQYLKSKLLLRFLHTEMGKEPLWMPRIAHA
- a CDS encoding sigma-70 family RNA polymerase sigma factor, with amino-acid sequence MEDSYVLLLANDMRRLDNPKGSTVLQQPVFMEADTELVKSLKNGNQPAFEELIHKYKDRIYRIVFTFIQDKTEADDVTQEVFLKVYRKINTFKEQSSFFTWLYSVTINECQHSMRKTKREFISLDAPLSSENAATLVDILKSEEQNPDTMLINEEQIALLHKMINLLPTKYRTVYILKTVDGLSYKEISEILGISMEKVKIWLFRAREKLDDKMRPFYEEFSYGGK
- a CDS encoding zf-HC2 domain-containing protein produces the protein MNCKKMAVLLSAYIDGELSPVEKKQLESHIRGCTVCSAKYERLKLTDNLFTTNKSVSTSPFFETRLLERLPKDAPVANSILDLFIFPKELLFVFTTLLLVVSTVTFKSYFSDTANGYNELQEYFIASISDSAAADLLNKKYIEPDDIIKYIMNSESSKEIKK
- a CDS encoding TolC family protein, whose translation is MKYELWKTISLLTLLFLIFTIYTFPSYSETKMVLEDCINTALKNNAVLSALAYDKELKNVQLKSTVYIVYPQVNLNLNYLQMIGYSFVQNTGGDSSGYDTGLKITQTLFSSGKNTATIKKAQNNYKLAELQYIQQQNTLILNIKKLYFQLLQNNALLITRETELKRRKENCAIVSLLYQIGNEKKTNLDQAEYYTKKSEYDLLAAKNNVEMSLLQLKKEMGKGQGEMIIVDEQYTGDEIKLEADKAIEVALKNRPDIKQKEVSIEINKLDRIVAQSEYLPAVSASAGYNLAGKTLTPTTSDANTVLSISFPISAGFPLYLKLKENDITLNSLLLEQKSLLETITIEVKAAYFKTVLAKSRFALAEANIDVAEERAILAGIEYKQGNISFLEFEDIEDNLNTAELELIEARFNYELAKADLLNAMGIRNGIRS